The Chryseolinea soli nucleotide sequence AAACTTATGTGATGATATGAAAAACTTTAAAACGATATCAATTATCATTTTGCTAGTATTTAGTGTTTTGCTAGTGTTTTTTGCTTACGCACAAAAAAAACAAAGTGATCGCACACGTCAAGAAAACCATAGAACCGTCAATTACTTGATTCCATGCGAATACAATTATTAGAATGTCAGCAGGGTAGTAAATAGCACTCATCCTCCGTCAAGGTATATGAAATATTTTTTCACGTATTACGAATTCAGCTATTTCAGCACTGGAATGATATTGACTGAAATGACGTAGTTGAGACGGGCACCGATTGGTTTATTCCGCGTACAAAAGATCTCACACGAATTCTGGGATAAGAAATGCGTTGAAAACTACTTAAATTCATCGTTGAGAACCCTAAACGACCTTCTTATGCCTGCGAAGAAACTTTACCTGTTACTCATCACACTGGTTCTATGTCAGTGTGCCATAGCCCAACAAGAAGTCCTTGTACTGAAAGGCGGAACAATCATAGACGTCACAGACTTTGGTAATTCCGAACGCGACATCTCCAACGCTACGGTGGTGATCGAGGGAGGCCGGATCAAAGCTGCAGGCAGCGCATCGTCAGTGAAGGTTCCAAAAGGAGCCAAAGTGATCGACGTCTCAGGAAAATATATCGTTCCTGGGTTGATCGATTGCTTTGGCATCATCAACGACCAAGCCTATGCGAACGCCTACCTGTACATGGGGGTGACCACCGCGGTCATGACAGAGGATAACCGCCGTGGAAAAATTGATTGGACGGTCAATCCCTCCCCCCACAAGATCATACTCGATGCCTACTGGGGGGCGAAGTCCAAGCGAGTTAGCGTGGGCGGCGTGGAGAATGCCGGTTTTGAGATTGTTCGGTCATGGAGTAAAGAAGAAATAGATCATGATATCGACTCGCTGGGGAAGGCGGGAGTGAAGGTGTTACTCGTTCATTATGCGGTTGTGCCCGCGCAACTTCCGGCCATTGTTGCAGCTTGTAAGCGAAACAAGATCGCAACGATTGGCGAGTTGGGCTTGTCGTCTTACCGGGAAGCGGTTCAGGCCGGCATTCAGAGCTTCGTGCACACATCGCGCTATTCGGCCGATATGTTGCCCGACTCGTTGCGAAAGGTCTATAGCACATCTCCGTTTGGTCCGCCGGCAAGGGCTTATTATGAATACATTACCGGTCAAAAAAATATAGCTGACGACCCAAAACTGTTGGAGCTGTCGAAGCTGTATCGCGATCATCGCATCGGGTTGATTTCTACTGCAGGTATGATACAATATCCTGAGATGGAATTTGCCACCAACCCCTGGCTGGAGCCGATCGCCTCCATCATCGACGAGCGAACGATCGAGTTCGAGCCGTTGGACAAGAGCACAGGGAAACCAAAAAATCCGTCGCCTGTGCGGCAGCACGCTGTGCCCGCGCTGGTCGAGATCGACAAGGTTTTTGCTAAGCAGGGGGTGCGCTATATCACGGGAACGGGTACCGATGCCTTTGGTACGCTACCCGGCATTTCCCTTCACAACGAACTGGCCATGCTCTCGCACTTTGGGCTCACCAATCGCCAGGCCCTTGCTGCGGCTACTCATAATTTTTCTTTATTGTGGGAATGGACGTCGATTGGCAAAGTGGAGACGGGAAGAGACGCCAACATCCTGGTGCTCGATCAAAACCCGGTGACCTCGCTGAAGCATCTAAAAGCGATTAGTCTTTTGATCGTTGAGGGGAAAATTGTCGACCGGAATAAATTGATGCAGAAGCCGTGAATGCGACTTCTTTTTTGAGGGTATGCTTGCGCTATTTCTATAAATTGAATACTGGATTACATGCCCATCAACCAAGTGTCAGACTCGGTGCTCAACGAAATATCGTTCGTCGCCAACGAAATGCCGTCTTAGCCTAACGCGTATTCCACTGAACCCACACGCAAATCATCCCTCAGCATCCCGGAAGATCATCCAGAGAAAAAAGATAGTAACGGTAAAAGTCATCAATAAGCTAAAACCTGAATTGCGGGTGAATGCATTGAAGGCGACGAAGACGCCATAGGCAAGAATAGGAGTAAATAAGAGTTTGACCCTCTTCTTCATTTTGACCTAGGATTAGGATGTAGCAGAGGGATACTGATTGTACGTGCACTACGGACAACAGGTTGCAACGACACCGATAGAGCGCAGACACCAACGCAAGCCCAAATAAAAAAGCCGCCTCAAATCTGAGACGGCTTCAATGTTTTAACACCTAAGATGCAACGATTGCGTAGACTCTTTGCTCAAGAAACATGCATCTCCGGATCGATCTCTCTCGCCCAGGCGAGAATACCGCCCTTCAGGTTGTAAAGATTTTCAAACTTATGATTTTTTTCCAGCCACTGCACCATGTTGCCGCTGCGTGCACCGCTCCGGCAGTGGATCACCACTTTTTTGTCACGCGAGATCTTGTCTACGCTCGACGGGATGTCGCCTTGGGGAATCAGTTCGCCGTCCAGGTTGGCGGCTTCGTATTCGTGGGGCTCGCGGACGTCGATCAGTTGAAAGTCGGCGCCGGAGTCCATGAGTTGTTTCAGTTCTTGTACGGTAATCTCCTTCATAATTTCACGTTCGTTAAAAGTCAAAGATTTATTTTTATGCTGATTTAAACCACAAAAATCTTCATAATCTATCAGTGTGGTAATAACGTAGCGATCGCGCTGCGGGTGATAACGGATAATGGTGACATTCATACTCAACGCATCCACGATGGCCAGCTTCTCGGCCAGCGGTTCGCCCAGCCCGGTAATGATCTTGATGGCCTCGGCCGCCTGCATGGTGCCCACCATGCCCGGCAAAATACCGAGCACACCGGCCTCCTCGCAATTTGGCACACTCGATGGATCGGGCGGCTCCGGGAAAAGGTCGCGGTAGTTGGCGCTGCGGTGACCGTCTTTCTGTGAAAGATTAAAAACAGAGACATGCCCCTCGAAGCGAAGAATGGAGCCATACACCAGCGGCTTGCCAAGCAGACCACAGGCGTCGTTCAATAAATAGCGCGTCGGGAAATTATCGGTGCCGTCGATCACCACGTCGTAGTCTTTCAGCACGTCGAGTGCGTTGGACGATGTGAGGGCGGTCGGATAGGGATGGATAGTGATGCCGGGGTTGAGCCGGGAGAGTCTGGTGCGGGCGCTTTGGGCTTTGTTGTGCCCGATGTCGTCGACGGTGAAGAGGATCTGGCGTTGCAGGTT carries:
- a CDS encoding amidohydrolase family protein encodes the protein MPAKKLYLLLITLVLCQCAIAQQEVLVLKGGTIIDVTDFGNSERDISNATVVIEGGRIKAAGSASSVKVPKGAKVIDVSGKYIVPGLIDCFGIINDQAYANAYLYMGVTTAVMTEDNRRGKIDWTVNPSPHKIILDAYWGAKSKRVSVGGVENAGFEIVRSWSKEEIDHDIDSLGKAGVKVLLVHYAVVPAQLPAIVAACKRNKIATIGELGLSSYREAVQAGIQSFVHTSRYSADMLPDSLRKVYSTSPFGPPARAYYEYITGQKNIADDPKLLELSKLYRDHRIGLISTAGMIQYPEMEFATNPWLEPIASIIDERTIEFEPLDKSTGKPKNPSPVRQHAVPALVEIDKVFAKQGVRYITGTGTDAFGTLPGISLHNELAMLSHFGLTNRQALAAATHNFSLLWEWTSIGKVETGRDANILVLDQNPVTSLKHLKAISLLIVEGKIVDRNKLMQKP
- the moeB gene encoding molybdopterin-synthase adenylyltransferase MoeB, which gives rise to MTTLTREETIRYSRHLALREFGLENQLKLKQAKVLVVGAGGLGSPALLYLAAAGIGTLGIADGDTVDLSNLQRQILFTVDDIGHNKAQSARTRLSRLNPGITIHPYPTALTSSNALDVLKDYDVVIDGTDNFPTRYLLNDACGLLGKPLVYGSILRFEGHVSVFNLSQKDGHRSANYRDLFPEPPDPSSVPNCEEAGVLGILPGMVGTMQAAEAIKIITGLGEPLAEKLAIVDALSMNVTIIRYHPQRDRYVITTLIDYEDFCGLNQHKNKSLTFNEREIMKEITVQELKQLMDSGADFQLIDVREPHEYEAANLDGELIPQGDIPSSVDKISRDKKVVIHCRSGARSGNMVQWLEKNHKFENLYNLKGGILAWAREIDPEMHVS